Below is a genomic region from Paraburkholderia sp. BL23I1N1.
CGCACGTTGATGGGCAATCCGTACCTGGTGCTGCTCGACGAACCGTCCGAGGGCGTCGCACCTGTGATCGTCGAACAGATGGCGAACATGATTCTCGAACTCAAGCGTGAAGGGCTGTCAATTCTGTTGTCCGAACAGAATCTGCACTTCGCCGAGCTGGTCAGCGACCGCGCGTACGTCCTCGAAAAAGGACAGATTCGCTTCAGCGGCACGATCGGTGAACTCGCGAAGAACGAAACAGTGAGGCGCGCTTATCTGAGCGTGTGAGCTCATCGGCACAAGGCGTGCAGGGTATGCACGCGCGCTGCGCCGGGCAGTCGTTGCGAACCGTTGTGAATCGTTGCACAAGGAGAAGCAGATGGCAGCAGAGACGTTGACAGGCTTGTCGGGCAAGGTCGCCGTAACGAACATTGGTCTGCTGTTATCCGGCGATATCGACCAGCCGATTCTCGACGCGGACACGCTGGTGATCGACGACGGCGTGATCGTCGCGCTCGGCCGCGAGAAAGATTGCGACCTCGAAGGCGCGCGGACTACGGTCGATTGCAAAGGCACCACGGTCGCGCCGGGCCTGATCGACTCCCACGTGCATCCGGTGTTCGGCGACTGGACGCCGCGGCAGAATCAGATGGGCTGGATCGAATCGAATCTGAACGGCGGCGTGACGACCATGATTTCGGCGGGCGAAGTGCATTTGCCTGGTCGTCCGAAAGACGTGCTCGGCGTCAAGGCACTCGCGATTACCGCTCAACGCTCGTTCGAAGGGATGCGTGGCGCGGGTGTCGGCGGCGGCGTGAAAGTCATGGCGGGTGCGCCGGTGATCGAGAAGGGCATGGTCGAAGAGGACTTCAAGGAGCTCTCGGAGGCGGGCGTAAAGCTGCTCGGCGAAGTGGGCCTCGGCAGCGTGAAGGGTGGTGAGGAAGCGGGGCAAATGGTCGCGTGGGCGCGCAAGTATGGTATTCAAAGCACGATTCACACGGGAGGACCGTCGATTCCGGGCTCGGGTCTGATCGATCGGGACGTGGTGCTTGCGGCTGACGCGGACGTGATCGGCCACATCAACGGTGGGCATACGTCGCTTTCCTATCGGCATGTCTGCGATCTATGCGAGCAATCGAGCCGCGCGCTGGAGATCGTCCACAACGGCAACGAGCGGATCGCTTTGCTCACCGCGCGTCACGCGATCGAATTGAAATGCCCGCATCGGATCATTCTCGGCACCGATAGCCCGGCGGGTTCCGGCGTGCAGCCGCTCGGCATTCTGCGGATGATCGCGCTGATCTCCAGTCTCGCGGATATTCCTGCTGAAATCGCCTTCTGTTTCGCGACCGGCAACACCGCGCGGCAACGCAATCTGCGGCAAGGGCTGATCGAAGTGGGCCGTCCTGCCGACCTCGTCTTCATGGACCGCGCGCAGCATACGGCGGCCGACACGCTGCTGGAAAGCGTGCAGCTCGGCGACATTCCCGGCGTCGGCATGGTGATGATCGATGGTTTGATCCGCTGCCGGCGCAGCCGCAATACCCCACCGGCAACCGAAGTGCCGGTGGTGCTTTGAGCGCGCGCCGCACGGCGTGGCCGGCATTGTCATGAACCGCCCGGCGCCTCTTACGCTGCACGTCAACGGCGCGACGCATGCTGTCAGCGCCGCTGCCGATACGCCGCTGCTCTATCTGCTGCGTAACGACCTCGCGTTGAACGGTCCGAAGTTCGGCTGCGGTCTCGGCGAATGCGGTGCGTGTACCGTATTGCTCGACGGCATCCCTACGCGTTCATGCGTGACGACCGCGAAGGTTGCGTTAGGGCGTGAGATCACCACGCTCGAAGGACTGGGTACGCGTGCCGCGCTGCATCCCGTGCAGCAGGCTTTTATCGAAGAACAGGCCGCGCAGTGCGGCTATTGCCTGAACGGCATGATCATGACCGCCAAAGCGTTGCTCGATCGCGATCCGCATCCGGGTGTCGAGACGATTCGGCGGGAATTGTCGCGCAACCTCTGTCGCTGCGGTACGCATGTCGAGATCGTGCGCGCGGTGCAGCGCGCGGCCGTTTTGCTCGCCGAGCAACCGGCGCTGGATCAGGGAGCGTGTGCATGACCGGGCCGGATTTCAGTGTCGATCGCCGGGCCGCGCCGCTGTCGCGACGGCAGCTCTATGACGCGCAGAATGTGCTGATCGTCACGCGGCCGCCGCAGGCGCCGGTGCGAGCGGCGATTGGACAGCCGGGGTCGCGGTCTTCGTTCGTGCCGACGGAAGCCGACATGTTCCTCGTGGTGCGCGACGACGGCACGGTGGTCGCGTTCAACGGGCATGTCGATCTCGGGACCGGCATCGGCACGGCGCTTGCGCAGATCGTCGCGGAAGAACTCGACGTGCCGTTGACGCGTGTCTCGATCGTGCTCGGGCACACGAACGAAGCGCCGAATCAGGGTCCCACGATTGCGAGCGCCACGATCCAGATTTCGGCGGTGCCGTTGCGGCACGCGGCGGCGCAGGCGCGGCAGTTTCTGCTGGAGGAAGCAGCGCGACGCTTGAACGTGAGTGCCGACAATCTCGATGTGCGCGACGGTGTGGTTTTTCCGCGCGACGGCGGCAGCACCCAGGGTATCGGCTACGGCGAACTGATCACTGGACGGCGAGTTGAATTGACGCTCGCCACCGATGCGCCGCTGAAATCGCCCGATACGTACAAGATCGTCGGCAAGAGCTCGCCGCGCGTCGATATCCCCGCGAAGGCCACGGGCGAATTGAGTTTCGTACATGACGTACGCGTGCCGGGCATGTTGCACGGCCGCGTGGTACGGCCGCCTTATGCGGGTGTCGCGCAGGGTGAGTTCATCGGCAATAGCCTGCTTCACGTCGACGAGAATTCTGTCAGCGACTTGCCCGGCATCGTCAAGGTGGTGGTGATCCGCGATTTTGTCGGCATCGTGGCGGAGCGCGAAGAGATCGCGCAACAAGCGGTGAAGCGCTTGAATGTGCAGTGGAAGGCGGTA
It encodes:
- a CDS encoding (2Fe-2S)-binding protein, giving the protein MNRPAPLTLHVNGATHAVSAAADTPLLYLLRNDLALNGPKFGCGLGECGACTVLLDGIPTRSCVTTAKVALGREITTLEGLGTRAALHPVQQAFIEEQAAQCGYCLNGMIMTAKALLDRDPHPGVETIRRELSRNLCRCGTHVEIVRAVQRAAVLLAEQPALDQGACA
- a CDS encoding amidohydrolase family protein, whose amino-acid sequence is MAAETLTGLSGKVAVTNIGLLLSGDIDQPILDADTLVIDDGVIVALGREKDCDLEGARTTVDCKGTTVAPGLIDSHVHPVFGDWTPRQNQMGWIESNLNGGVTTMISAGEVHLPGRPKDVLGVKALAITAQRSFEGMRGAGVGGGVKVMAGAPVIEKGMVEEDFKELSEAGVKLLGEVGLGSVKGGEEAGQMVAWARKYGIQSTIHTGGPSIPGSGLIDRDVVLAADADVIGHINGGHTSLSYRHVCDLCEQSSRALEIVHNGNERIALLTARHAIELKCPHRIILGTDSPAGSGVQPLGILRMIALISSLADIPAEIAFCFATGNTARQRNLRQGLIEVGRPADLVFMDRAQHTAADTLLESVQLGDIPGVGMVMIDGLIRCRRSRNTPPATEVPVVL